TTTAATCTCTATTAATATTCAGCAGTAATAACCATCTTCCAATCATTTGCTGCTGATATTTTCATATCATGGCAGTTGCAGGAACTTAAAGAAGAAAACATGCGATCGAATGAAGTTCAGGGAAAAACCCTCTGGAACAGCAAATCTCATTATGAAAAAGATGTGAGATCCCGAGAGAGTATCTTAATTGGCACTGATTATGGTAGCACTTCAATGCATCCAAGTTACAACCGGAGGGGCTTAAGCCTTTCGGACCCAGAGGAACCTCATGAAAAAGGTAATGCCTTGGCAACATAACCTTTTTAAGCTGCTTGTGAGCTCATCTCTGTTCGTAGTGTTCTCAAGAAATTTTACCATAGGTGAGGCTTTGAGGCAACAGAGAGTTGTGGTACTTTCTCGGAGTTTGTTCAGTTCATTCCTGTCTCTTCTGGTAGGCATGATCATCTGGGAAGCTGAAGACCCATGTGTTCCTCTGGTAGTAGCCCTATTTACTGTTGTAGGCATATCTCTTGGCAGCGTGCTCGAGTTTTTCTCAACCATCAGGAACAGGCCGGCTTCCGATGCTGTTGCTCTACTTAGTATCAACTGGTTCATTCTGGGTACTCTCTCTTCTCGGACACTGCCTGTCATTGCTCATATGCTTGCACCGTCAGCCATCAGGATTGCTGTTCAGCTGGTTGGCTGGCTTGGTTTCTCTGTGTAGCCTAACGGCCATTAAGCAATGCAGCTCTTGTAGTCAGTTGTGGGTGTTTGCTTTTTGATGTAATGGTTCACATCAGTATGTTCTTTGTTGCAATGTCGGTCTTGTAGCTTATGTGATACTGTATCTTCACTTGTACTGTCACTGTGGCTTACGTGGTGCTTGGTTTGCTTTCTTTCAGTTAACCTGTTTGAAATCTTTTACCACTTCATTCATCCAGGAGTTGTCCACATATCATAAATTGCATGGTAGCGAACAGCTCTGTTCTCCGCTGGATGATGACACCGATGCTGGACTCTTATACTTCCTATAACCATATGGACTAATAAGTGGGAATGATGTTGTTCTACGTGTTGACAGAATGTGCGTCCACATTGTTAATAAAAATTACTTCATGTGGTTAGTTATctcaatctttatattttaaaaaattatattaatatttttttaattataaaattaaatatataattttattattctaaaaggataattttaatgtttcaatcGGTAGTGGTGAATAACGACGTTGTTCTGCGAATGactgttgtggatgagaagagcGACGGTGAAAGGTGAGGGTTACTTTGCATCTACGTAATTGATGTTGATGTAGATATAGAGCAACACAACTCGACAACTACATCAGCACCGATGTAGATACAAAGTAGTGTTGCTTGACAACTATATCGGTGCCGACGTAGATGCAGAGTAATTCTCATCTTTTATTGTCGTTTTCTTTATCCATAGTAACCATTCGTGGCCTCCAACGGTATCATCGTTTGTTACTATCGATATCGTATAACATcacaaactgaaatattaaaattatttttttaatttttttaaaatatttttattgataaaattaataACG
This DNA window, taken from Musa acuminata AAA Group cultivar baxijiao chromosome BXJ3-7, Cavendish_Baxijiao_AAA, whole genome shotgun sequence, encodes the following:
- the LOC103991064 gene encoding uncharacterized protein LOC103991064, which encodes MTNMVYLIVKPFGLVQIFFLLGVRTVALPTLVFWQLLKLIINFHVDLCWHFLILGITFMTLPMRMLTALKNEVKLERLLNEMQIQLENLIWENKELEERLLIATDDRKVIEMILKEIEEEHEKAVTRIDLLENELQELKEENMRSNEVQGKTLWNSKSHYEKDVRSRESILIGTDYGSTSMHPSYNRRGLSLSDPEEPHEKGEALRQQRVVVLSRSLFSSFLSLLVGMIIWEAEDPCVPLVVALFTVVGISLGSVLEFFSTIRNRPASDAVALLSINWFILGTLSSRTLPVIAHMLAPSAIRIAVQLVGWLGFSV